In Candidatus Korarchaeota archaeon NZ13-K, the genomic window TATCTTGACCCTCAGGATTAAAGCTTTGTGATATCCGAGGTGATGGCCAGGAGCCTGCTGAACAGGAGCTCGATAGGGGACTACTGCATCAACCCCTACGTGGGATGCCTGCACGGCTGCTCCTACTGCTACGCCTCATATTACGCGAGGAGGATGGGGCACTCAGGGGAGTGGGGAAGCTACGTCAAGGTGAAGGTCAACGCGGTGGATCTGCTGCTGAGGGAGCTCCGAAGGAGGAGCAGGGGGGTCATCTACATCTCCTCGCTCACCGACGCCTATCAGCCCATCGAGGAAAAATACAGGATCACTAGGAGGATTTTGGAGGTTCTCCTATCCAAGGACTGGCCCCTGATAGTGCAGACCAAGTCGGCGCTTGTCCTGAGGGACCTGGACCTCATAGGGAGCTTCTCAGAGGCTGAGGTGGGATTCACGATAATAACGCTGGACGAGGACATGAGGAGGAGACTGGAGCCGAGGGCTTCGAGCATCTCCTCTAGGATTGATGCCCTTATGGAGCTCAAGGGCGAGGGAATTAGGACTTTCACCTTCATAGGGCCCATAATCCCGGGCACGCATCCCGAGGAAATCTTGAGGCTGGTGAATGAGGTCAGGAACCACTCTGACCTGATATACTTCGACAGGTTCAGGAGGAAGCCGGGGCTGAGGGACCTCTGGGAGCTCATCCCGGTGGGCGAGGGATTCGATCCCGATCTCTACTACGGGAGCGTTAAGAGGTTCCTGGAGGATCGGCTGAGGGGGAGGGTGAGGTACAGGTTCCTCTACTGATCAGACCTCCAGCTGAACCTTCACCTGGTCCCTGTCGAAGGACCTCCTCATGGCCTCCACCCCCTCCTCGAGGGGGTAGACGGATGTGACCAGCTCGTCAACCGAGACCCTCCCCCTCCTGAGGAGCTCTATGGCCTGCCTGAAAGGCCCGCACCTGCTGCCAACTATGGAGACCTCGTTGACTACAGCCCTCGTGTAATCGAAGCAAACCCTCTTCCCATGGGTGGACTTCGCGAACACCTTTCCTCTGGCCCTAACTAGCTCCAAAGCGGTCTCAAGGCCATCGGGGCTTCCGGTGGCCTCTATCACGAGATCGAATCCCACACCCTCATTCACCTCCCTCCTCAGCTCCAGGGCCTCCTCAAGCCTCACCACCTCAGCCCCATACCGCTTCGCCAGCAGGACCTTCCTGCTCTCGCTCCTGTAAACGGCAACAAGCCTCTCGGGCTCGTAGATCCTGGCCACCTGCAGGGATAGGAGCCCAACAGTCCCAACACCGACGACTGCCACGCTGGAGAGAGGCCTAGGAGGGCTCATCATGAAGGGCTTGAGGACCGCCGCCAGGGGCTCGACTAGGGCCCCCTGCTGCCAGCTCAGGCCCTCTATGGAGTGAACGAGGTCCCCCCTGGTAAGCATGTACTCGGCCATCCCCCCATCCAAGCTGATCCCTATGGCCTCCCTCCTCAAGCAGTGCTCCCTCATCCCGGATCTGCAGAACCAGCACTCGTTGCAGGTAACGTTGATCTCCGTGGTCACCCTGCTTCCTAGGAGGGATTCGCTTACTCCCTCGCCAACCTCCACGACCTCTCCTGAAACCTCGTGTCCGAGGATCAGGGGCAGCCTCCTGGCCCCGTAGTCACCGGAGTAGAGGGCCTTATCGGTCCCGCATATGCCGACCCTCCTGACGGCCATCCTCAGCCATCCCCTGCCCGGGCTGGGGACCTCGAGCTCCTCGAGCCTCAGATCCCACGGAGCGTGGAGCACCAGCGCCCTCATGACAGCTGTCAAGGCCCCCGATACGCTTTAAATTGATGGGCCCGGGATCTGGAGGGGACCCCCATGATGAAGAGATCCGGTCTGAGCAAATTGGGAGCGATCCTGCTCCTCCTGATAATAATAGTGGCTGCGGTTGCTGCCTACCTCCTGATGACC contains:
- a CDS encoding radical SAM protein produces the protein MISEVMARSLLNRSSIGDYCINPYVGCLHGCSYCYASYYARRMGHSGEWGSYVKVKVNAVDLLLRELRRRSRGVIYISSLTDAYQPIEEKYRITRRILEVLLSKDWPLIVQTKSALVLRDLDLIGSFSEAEVGFTIITLDEDMRRRLEPRASSISSRIDALMELKGEGIRTFTFIGPIIPGTHPEEILRLVNEVRNHSDLIYFDRFRRKPGLRDLWELIPVGEGFDPDLYYGSVKRFLEDRLRGRVRYRFLY
- a CDS encoding alcohol dehydrogenase — protein: MRALVLHAPWDLRLEELEVPSPGRGWLRMAVRRVGICGTDKALYSGDYGARRLPLILGHEVSGEVVEVGEGVSESLLGSRVTTEINVTCNECWFCRSGMREHCLRREAIGISLDGGMAEYMLTRGDLVHSIEGLSWQQGALVEPLAAVLKPFMMSPPRPLSSVAVVGVGTVGLLSLQVARIYEPERLVAVYRSESRKVLLAKRYGAEVVRLEEALELRREVNEGVGFDLVIEATGSPDGLETALELVRARGKVFAKSTHGKRVCFDYTRAVVNEVSIVGSRCGPFRQAIELLRRGRVSVDELVTSVYPLEEGVEAMRRSFDRDQVKVQLEV